Below is a genomic region from Actinomycetota bacterium.
CAAGGTATTTAAAAAAAGGACTTTTTGCCGGTCATTTTAACGAAGTAACCAGTCATGATTTCGATATACTAAGGTATATTACCCAATTAGAAGTGAACGAATTATATGCTGCAGGCACAGTACTGATAGAGCCAAAATTTGCCGAAATAGGTGATTACGATACCATAATGGTTACCCTTCAATTTGATAATGGTTCCATAGGATCCGTGGATGGAAGCATGCAGGCCACTTACGGTTTTGATCAGAGGGTAGAGGTGTTTGGATCTAAGGGATGTATTTTTGTTAACAATAAAATTCCCACCCAGCTATTGTTGTATAATGATAATGGAGGGACAGTGGATAAACTTGTAGATAAAGCTTGGTCAAGCCAGGAGAGTTACGGCTTGTTCTATATGGATAGATACCATAAGGCTTTCATTAAGGAATTTGAGGAATTTTTCAAGGCTATAATTTATGACACAGAGCCTATATGTACTGGTATGGACGGCTTGAAAAATATCCTTATATGTAATGCAGCTAAAGAATCGGCAGATAAAAATATTCCCATAAAAATTGACTA
It encodes:
- a CDS encoding Gfo/Idh/MocA family oxidoreductase — translated: MDNGIVLAMIGCGTIGKFHVKNIRQNFFNVKIKYICDVDIENVKKWAIAENFAGDTIFTPNYEEILKDKEVNAVAVATQITQHAEVLLKAVEAGKNVFCEKQIGVDPVQVKKAIDVAGKNKIKLQVGFHRRFDLNYIKAREMIARGDIGDIHMARATTRLPEVLPARYLKKGLFAGHFNEVTSHDFDILRYITQLEVNELYAAGTVLIEPKFAEIGDYDTIMVTLQFDNGSIGSVDGSMQATYGFDQRVEVFGSKGCIFVNNKIPTQLLLYNDNGGTVDKLVDKAWSSQESYGLFYMDRYHKAFIKEFEEFFKAIIYDTEPICTGMDGLKNILICNAAKESADKNIPIKIDYGICN